The following are from one region of the Actinomycetota bacterium genome:
- the gndA gene encoding NADP-dependent phosphogluconate dehydrogenase — protein sequence VDGEPCCAWMGPDGAGHFVKMVHNGIEYADMQFIAEAYDLLRGAGLEPARIAEVFRDWNTGDLESFLVEITAEVLGHVDAATGKPLVDVIADAAEQKGTGRWTVQSALELGVPVNAIAEAVFARSASGHLRLREAARSALSGPAGGPVDDPKQLVEDVRAALWASKVVAYAQGLDQLGAASEAYRWGVDVATVAKIWRAGCIIRARLLERIRQAYANADLPTLLADPDVAEELGQAQDGWRRAVSLAARQGVPVPGFASALAYYDTVRRDRLPAALVQGLRDFFGAHTYQRVDREGVFHTLWSEDRTEQEV from the coding sequence ACGTGGACGGCGAACCCTGCTGCGCCTGGATGGGCCCGGACGGGGCCGGCCACTTCGTCAAGATGGTCCACAACGGCATCGAGTACGCCGACATGCAGTTCATCGCCGAAGCCTACGACCTGCTCCGCGGCGCCGGGCTGGAGCCAGCCCGGATCGCCGAGGTGTTCCGCGACTGGAACACCGGCGACCTCGAGTCGTTCCTGGTCGAGATCACCGCCGAGGTCCTCGGGCACGTCGACGCCGCCACCGGGAAGCCTCTCGTGGACGTCATCGCCGACGCGGCCGAGCAGAAGGGCACCGGCCGCTGGACGGTCCAGTCGGCCCTGGAGCTCGGGGTGCCGGTCAACGCCATCGCCGAGGCCGTGTTCGCGCGCTCGGCCTCCGGGCACCTCCGGCTCCGTGAGGCGGCCCGCTCGGCCCTGTCCGGTCCCGCAGGCGGACCGGTCGACGACCCCAAGCAGCTGGTAGAGGACGTGCGGGCCGCGCTGTGGGCCTCCAAGGTGGTCGCCTACGCCCAGGGCCTCGACCAGCTCGGCGCGGCCAGCGAGGCCTACCGCTGGGGCGTGGACGTGGCCACGGTGGCCAAGATCTGGCGGGCCGGCTGCATCATCCGGGCCCGGCTGCTCGAGCGCATCCGCCAGGCGTACGCCAACGCCGACCTGCCCACCTTGCTGGCCGACCCCGATGTCGCCGAGGAGCTCGGGCAGGCCCAGGACGGCTGGCGCCGGGCGGTCTCCCTGGCGGCCCGCCAGGGGGTCCCCGTCCCCGGGTTCGCCTCGGCGCTGGCCTACTACGACACCGTGCGGCGCGACCGGCTCCCGGCGGCGCTGGTCCAGGGACTGCGGGACTTCTTCGGGGCCCACACCTACCAGCGCGTCGACCGCGAGGGTGTCTTCCACACGCTGTGGTCGGAGGACCGGACCGAGCAGGAGGTCTGA
- a CDS encoding gluconokinase, whose product MPDPGLVIGVDIGTTGVKAAAVDAAAVSHGGAEREYPTESPFPGWSVQDPDVVAAASAAVVREVTARAGAAGRPIAGVAFSGAMHSLIALALDGSPLTPSVTWADSRAAAQARRLRDSGEWLALHRRTGTPVHPMSPLVKLLWYREQQPEVWHRAAHWVGIKEYVLSRLAGLLAVDESIASATGLYGLAARDWDTTALDLAGLRREQLPALHATTDVVARLGADVAAWGLQAGTPIVVGASDGVLANLGVNAVAPGVAACSIGTSAAIRGVVRAPSVDDQGRVFCYVLVPGRWVVGGATNNGGNVLRWLARVAGADLPDPDAGLTELAATVPPGAEGLLMLPYLSGERAPRWAGDPYGAFLGLTQRHTRAHLARAALEGVCLQLALVLDAMQAAGLELAELRATGGFARSPFWRQLLADVLGTPIGFPVSEQGSAAGAALLGHVALGHLTSVDDAAALVRVTEVVHPDRDAARFYRRLLPAFARTAEAVEDLNAWRADEAPDGLTHAATGQASKEEFP is encoded by the coding sequence GTGCCAGATCCGGGCCTGGTAATCGGCGTCGACATCGGCACGACCGGGGTCAAGGCCGCGGCCGTGGACGCCGCCGCGGTCAGCCACGGTGGCGCCGAGCGCGAGTACCCGACCGAGTCGCCCTTCCCCGGCTGGTCGGTGCAGGACCCGGACGTGGTCGCGGCAGCCTCGGCGGCCGTGGTCCGCGAGGTGACCGCCAGGGCTGGCGCGGCCGGCCGGCCGATCGCCGGTGTCGCCTTCTCCGGGGCGATGCACAGCCTGATCGCCCTGGCCCTCGACGGCAGCCCCCTGACGCCGTCGGTGACCTGGGCGGACAGCCGGGCGGCGGCCCAGGCGCGGCGGCTGCGGGACAGCGGCGAGTGGCTGGCGCTGCACCGGCGCACCGGGACGCCGGTCCACCCCATGTCGCCGCTGGTCAAGCTGCTGTGGTACCGGGAGCAGCAGCCCGAGGTCTGGCACCGGGCGGCCCACTGGGTCGGCATCAAGGAGTACGTGCTGTCCCGGCTGGCCGGGCTGCTGGCGGTCGACGAGTCGATTGCCTCGGCCACGGGGCTGTACGGGCTGGCGGCCCGGGACTGGGACACCACGGCGCTCGACCTGGCGGGGCTGCGCCGGGAGCAGCTGCCGGCCCTGCACGCCACCACCGACGTGGTCGCCCGTCTCGGCGCGGACGTCGCCGCCTGGGGGCTTCAGGCCGGCACGCCGATCGTGGTCGGCGCCAGCGACGGCGTCCTCGCCAACCTCGGCGTCAACGCGGTCGCCCCGGGTGTGGCTGCCTGCTCCATCGGGACCAGCGCCGCCATCCGTGGCGTCGTCCGCGCGCCCAGCGTCGACGACCAGGGTCGGGTGTTCTGCTACGTGCTCGTCCCCGGCCGCTGGGTGGTGGGCGGTGCGACCAACAACGGCGGCAACGTGCTCCGCTGGCTCGCCCGGGTGGCCGGTGCCGACCTGCCCGATCCCGACGCCGGGCTGACCGAGCTCGCCGCCACCGTGCCACCCGGGGCGGAGGGCCTGCTCATGCTGCCCTACCTGTCGGGGGAGCGCGCCCCGCGCTGGGCGGGCGACCCGTACGGCGCATTCCTCGGGCTGACCCAACGGCACACCCGAGCCCACCTGGCCCGGGCGGCCCTGGAGGGCGTCTGCCTGCAGCTCGCTCTCGTGCTGGACGCGATGCAGGCGGCGGGACTGGAGCTGGCCGAGCTCCGGGCGACCGGAGGGTTCGCCCGCAGCCCGTTCTGGCGCCAGCTGCTCGCCGACGTCCTCGGGACGCCGATCGGGTTCCCGGTCAGCGAGCAGGGATCGGCCGCCGGGGCCGCGCTCCTGGGACACGTCGCTCTCGGACATCTGACCTCGGTCGACGACGCGGCCGCCCTGGTGCGCGTGACCGAGGTCGTCCACCCGGACCGGGACGCCGCCCGTTTCTACCGCCGGCTGCTGCCGGCGTTCGCCAGGACCGCCGAGGCGGTCGAGGACCTGAACGCCTGGAGGGCCGATGAGGCGCCGGATGGCCTGACCCACGCCGCGACCGGGCAAGCAAGCAAGGAGGAGTTCCCGTGA